The following proteins are encoded in a genomic region of [Eubacterium] hominis:
- a CDS encoding sulfatase has product MKAIMLMFDTLIKDMLPNYGNEWVYAPNFKRLNEKFHTFDNFYCGSLPCVPARRDLHTGKYNFLHRNWGPLEPFDFSVIKELKEQGISTHLITDHWHYGEMGGFGYHNQFSTWELIRGPEGDPLEPIFGNRPSISQHNLNQQGTLVVQHAYNRQKLIGEDTMPITQVFNKALSFLDKYHGYDQWFLQVECFSPHEPFIAMDNYRKLYTDTTDEDILNWPVYQQVSTLISDKQDFVTIQKEYAALLSMCDDYLGKFLDKLEDLQLWDDTLIIVNTDHGFMLGEHNWLGKNVGPQYEEIAHTPFFLHLPKVEPRRIPQLTQTIDIPATLLDFFSLPMTVEMCGKSLIQVIEKKIDIHESILYGIHGGHVNYVRLPYVFMKGSANKENQPLETYTLLPLKGNCGFEKAELEEAELVYDVPFANGFPILKIPKKNHYDSFTQGDLIFDLSKDRQQLHPISNEQLQEKLSQELIMKLKENDAPDSLYERLFGK; this is encoded by the coding sequence ATGAAGGCCATTATGTTGATGTTTGATACATTGATTAAAGATATGTTACCAAACTATGGCAATGAATGGGTTTATGCACCAAACTTTAAACGCCTAAATGAAAAGTTTCATACATTCGATAACTTTTATTGTGGAAGTTTACCTTGTGTTCCGGCGAGAAGAGATTTACATACAGGAAAATATAACTTTTTACATAGGAATTGGGGACCTTTGGAACCATTTGATTTCTCAGTAATTAAAGAATTAAAAGAGCAAGGCATTAGTACTCATTTAATAACAGATCACTGGCATTATGGTGAAATGGGCGGTTTTGGTTATCATAATCAATTCTCCACATGGGAGTTGATAAGAGGTCCAGAAGGAGATCCTTTAGAACCGATTTTTGGCAATCGACCATCAATCAGCCAACATAACTTAAATCAGCAAGGAACACTGGTTGTTCAGCATGCATATAATCGTCAAAAATTAATTGGTGAAGATACCATGCCAATCACACAGGTTTTTAATAAAGCATTATCCTTTTTAGATAAATATCACGGCTATGATCAATGGTTTTTGCAAGTTGAATGTTTTTCACCACATGAGCCTTTTATCGCTATGGATAATTATCGAAAACTGTATACAGATACTACAGATGAAGATATTTTAAATTGGCCTGTTTATCAGCAAGTGTCTACTTTAATAAGTGATAAACAAGATTTTGTCACTATACAAAAAGAATATGCAGCTTTACTTTCTATGTGTGATGATTATCTTGGCAAATTCTTAGATAAACTAGAAGATTTACAGTTATGGGATGATACCTTAATAATAGTAAATACTGATCATGGATTTATGCTAGGTGAACATAATTGGCTTGGAAAGAATGTAGGACCTCAATATGAAGAGATTGCTCATACTCCTTTTTTCCTTCATCTGCCAAAAGTAGAACCTAGAAGGATTCCACAGCTCACGCAAACCATTGATATCCCTGCTACTCTTTTAGATTTCTTTTCATTACCAATGACAGTTGAAATGTGTGGAAAATCATTAATACAAGTGATTGAGAAGAAAATAGACATTCATGAATCTATTCTTTATGGAATTCATGGAGGACATGTTAATTATGTCCGTTTACCTTATGTCTTTATGAAAGGCTCTGCCAATAAAGAAAATCAACCATTAGAAACATATACATTGCTGCCATTAAAGGGTAATTGTGGATTTGAAAAAGCAGAATTAGAAGAGGCTGAACTAGTTTATGATGTTCCTTTTGCTAACGGTTTTCCAATTTTAAAAATTCCGAAAAAAAATCATTATGATTCTTTTACTCAAGGTGATTTAATTTTTGATTTAAGCAAAGATCGTCAGCAGCTACATCCGATATCTAACGAACAGCTGCAAGAGAAATTATCGCAAGAATTAATCATGAAGTTAAAAGAAAATGATGCACCAGACAGTCTTTATGAAAGGCTATTTGGTAAGTAA
- a CDS encoding PTS transporter subunit EIIC, whose protein sequence is MKTNENFERELLQLVGGSENVISATHCMTRLRLRLKDENKAKTDDIKKMKGVINVLISNGQYQIVIGTHVTEVYSVFDTLLKESKGGEEKQSNSSEEEVQKNKNIFAILLDVISSVFTPTLGLLAGSGIIKGLASLLAVTNVIQKTDGAFILLQNIGNTFFYFFPVVLGYTAAKKFKLTPLMGIVIGACLVNPAFINILSNSEPLYTLFDGSVIASPVYFSLLGIPVLLMNYSQTVIPIIFAVFLAAKLEKKLKVIVPKVLQMFAVPMLTLLITMVITFLFVGPVITWISSLISVFIKASYDLNPIVAGILLGGLWQVFVMFGVHWGLTPIGLNNFSIFGFDPIMCLMYGTPFATAGSVLGVLVKTKDPELKALSLPAALTCFIGVTEPAIYGITLPRKRPFIARLVGGAIGGGILGAFGSKIYTPLAGGIFAIPNFIAETGIDAGFYGAIIAVTIAFLTAFIGTVIFYKEEIQ, encoded by the coding sequence ATGAAAACAAATGAAAATTTTGAAAGGGAACTACTACAACTTGTTGGTGGTTCAGAAAATGTAATTAGTGCAACACATTGTATGACACGTTTACGACTTAGACTAAAGGATGAAAACAAAGCAAAAACAGATGACATAAAAAAAATGAAAGGCGTTATAAATGTTCTGATCAGCAATGGTCAATATCAAATAGTGATTGGAACGCACGTTACAGAAGTCTATAGTGTTTTTGATACTCTACTTAAAGAATCAAAAGGTGGGGAAGAAAAACAGTCAAATTCGTCAGAAGAGGAAGTACAGAAGAATAAAAATATTTTTGCGATATTATTAGATGTTATTTCAAGTGTTTTTACACCGACATTGGGATTATTAGCAGGATCTGGTATTATCAAAGGGTTGGCATCTTTATTAGCAGTTACTAACGTAATTCAAAAAACTGATGGCGCGTTTATATTATTGCAAAATATTGGTAATACTTTCTTCTATTTCTTCCCTGTTGTTCTGGGATATACGGCAGCAAAGAAGTTTAAGCTTACTCCTTTAATGGGAATTGTGATCGGAGCATGTCTAGTAAATCCAGCATTTATTAACATATTAAGCAATAGTGAGCCGTTGTATACTTTATTTGATGGTTCTGTTATTGCTTCGCCAGTATATTTTTCGCTATTAGGTATTCCAGTTTTATTGATGAATTATTCGCAAACGGTGATTCCTATAATTTTTGCAGTTTTTTTAGCCGCAAAATTAGAGAAAAAATTGAAAGTTATAGTACCAAAAGTGTTACAAATGTTTGCAGTACCTATGCTAACCTTATTAATAACTATGGTTATTACATTCCTATTTGTTGGTCCCGTAATAACATGGATTAGCTCTCTTATTAGTGTTTTTATCAAGGCTAGTTATGATTTAAATCCTATTGTCGCTGGAATTTTACTGGGAGGTTTGTGGCAAGTATTTGTAATGTTTGGTGTACATTGGGGATTAACACCAATTGGATTAAATAATTTTAGTATTTTTGGATTTGATCCAATTATGTGTTTAATGTATGGAACACCTTTTGCTACAGCTGGTTCTGTTTTAGGTGTACTTGTAAAGACTAAGGATCCAGAATTAAAAGCATTATCATTACCTGCGGCACTTACGTGTTTTATCGGCGTAACAGAACCAGCTATTTATGGAATCACACTACCACGAAAAAGACCATTTATTGCTAGGCTAGTTGGTGGCGCGATTGGAGGTGGAATTTTAGGTGCTTTTGGTTCTAAAATTTATACTCCATTAGCTGGAGGAATATTTGCTATACCAAATTTCATTGCGGAAACAGGAATTGATGCAGGATTTTATGGGGCAATTATCGCGGTGACGATTGCTTTTCTTACAGCTTTTATTGGAACAGTGATATTCTATAAAGAGGAGATTCAATAG
- a CDS encoding MurR/RpiR family transcriptional regulator — MIVKDIIVAKYSQLNDTEKMISNYLINHSSEIPTLSTTELAQKVFTSKSTISRFAQKLGFSGFTEMKHKVNWSKKPKENEQVDTKTLASLLTSFLDSATIKQEELFSEILKAKRIYILGTGTQQSHLVNTLSEILLKHGIVATALTTNRTTVNNKAFEFISSDDLLLIFSHSGNNDDLKNAVITCELNHPSLISFVSTPTNWLTNHSNMSFTLTDSENWLYPHYFYFGFFSMLLNYLDLSLTEYLLHKNLNSKSDELK; from the coding sequence TTGATAGTCAAAGACATTATTGTTGCTAAATATTCACAACTTAACGATACAGAAAAAATGATTAGCAATTATCTCATCAACCATAGTTCAGAAATACCTACTTTGTCTACTACTGAATTAGCACAAAAAGTTTTCACTTCGAAATCAACTATATCTCGTTTTGCGCAAAAGTTAGGTTTTAGTGGATTCACAGAAATGAAGCATAAAGTCAATTGGTCAAAAAAGCCAAAAGAAAACGAACAAGTTGATACAAAAACCCTGGCCAGTTTATTAACTTCATTTTTAGATTCTGCAACAATTAAGCAAGAGGAACTTTTTTCTGAAATTTTAAAAGCAAAGCGTATCTATATTTTAGGGACTGGAACACAGCAGTCGCATCTAGTAAATACGCTTAGTGAAATTCTTCTAAAACACGGAATCGTCGCCACAGCTTTAACCACTAATCGAACAACTGTTAATAATAAGGCTTTTGAGTTTATTTCATCAGATGATTTATTATTAATATTTTCTCATAGTGGCAATAATGATGATTTAAAAAACGCAGTAATTACATGTGAATTAAATCATCCATCATTAATCTCCTTTGTTTCAACACCAACCAATTGGTTAACTAACCATTCAAATATGTCTTTCACTTTAACTGATTCAGAAAATTGGTTATATCCCCATTATTTTTACTTTGGTTTCTTTAGTATGTTATTAAATTATCTGGATTTATCTCTTACTGAGTATTTATTGCATAAAAATTTGAATAGTAAATCGGATGAATTAAAATAA
- a CDS encoding ATP-binding protein produces MIIKEREKVGLKEVVVSDLKKEIIAFANHLGGKLYIGVKDDGTIIGLDNPDSVSLQISNMIRDTIKPDLTMFIHYETLECEEKFVLCVDIQQGSEHLYYVAKKGLRPEDVYVC; encoded by the coding sequence ATGATAATAAAAGAAAGAGAGAAAGTAGGATTAAAAGAAGTTGTAGTAAGTGATTTAAAAAAAGAAATCATAGCTTTTGCGAATCATCTGGGTGGAAAGTTATATATTGGCGTAAAAGATGATGGCACAATTATAGGACTAGATAATCCAGATAGTGTTTCACTTCAGATTAGCAATATGATTCGTGATACTATAAAACCAGATTTAACAATGTTTATACATTATGAAACATTAGAATGTGAAGAAAAGTTTGTACTTTGCGTTGATATCCAACAAGGGAGTGAACATCTATATTACGTTGCAAAAAAAGGACTTCGTCCGGAAGATGTTTATGTGTGTTAA
- the deoC gene encoding deoxyribose-phosphate aldolase: MIEKYIDYIDDPNDTYEEYAKKAMNYQFRCIFARPETIILAKKLTQNSDIIIAGAIDFPLGVLTLEEKLEQFRIYAEAGFHEIDYVLNQYHIEKENFDEIYKEMRAIHDFCLAYEIKEKAIVEMCKLDEKAKLKICQIALEIQPAYLKTSTGKSFAGANLNDVKLMKKILGDKVKIKAAGGIKTYDQAKAFIEAGADLIGATAGIQIVEQERSLRKNYQ, from the coding sequence ATGATTGAAAAATATATTGATTATATAGATGATCCAAATGATACTTATGAAGAATACGCAAAAAAAGCTATGAATTATCAATTTCGCTGTATTTTCGCAAGACCAGAAACAATCATATTAGCAAAAAAGCTTACACAGAATAGTGATATCATAATCGCAGGAGCGATAGATTTTCCTCTTGGCGTTTTAACATTAGAAGAAAAGCTTGAACAATTTCGTATATATGCGGAAGCAGGATTTCATGAGATTGATTATGTTTTAAATCAGTATCATATAGAAAAAGAAAACTTTGATGAAATTTATAAAGAAATGAGAGCTATACATGATTTTTGTTTAGCATATGAAATCAAAGAAAAAGCAATTGTAGAGATGTGTAAGCTTGATGAAAAAGCTAAATTAAAAATATGCCAAATTGCTTTAGAAATTCAACCCGCTTATTTAAAAACAAGTACAGGAAAAAGCTTTGCTGGTGCTAATTTAAATGATGTGAAGCTAATGAAAAAAATACTTGGGGATAAGGTTAAGATAAAAGCAGCAGGTGGTATAAAGACATATGATCAAGCAAAAGCATTTATAGAAGCTGGAGCTGATTTAATAGGTGCTACTGCTGGTATTCAAATTGTTGAACAAGAAAGAAGTTTAAGAAAGAATTATCAGTAG
- a CDS encoding SIS domain-containing protein, with protein sequence MKTLLKFNEEEYKESAKAIRSARKIAEEAADKVCEEGFSNIFFTAVGGSLSPMMAITEFAKELTSLPIYVEQAAELLTCGNQRLNKNSVVITLSKSGDTKESVAIANYCKEQGIRVICCTGNENSPLAKASTYQVPMKHKNGVEYEYMLLYWLFFRILHNKGEFENYEAFADGLSKLPENLMKVKEQFDPKAEKIAKEHFDAPIQYWIAGNEMWGEAYLFSMCILEEMQWIKTKSVTSAEFFHGTLELIEPGISVFMIKGEGKGRVLDERAQKFLEAHTDKLVVIDTAEYALDDMSKEFRWIVAPLVCSTCLVDRLAAHLESYTGHNLDYRRYYRQFEY encoded by the coding sequence ATGAAAACATTATTGAAATTTAACGAAGAAGAGTACAAAGAAAGTGCAAAAGCTATTAGAAGTGCACGTAAGATTGCAGAAGAGGCAGCAGATAAGGTATGTGAAGAAGGATTTAGTAACATATTCTTTACTGCAGTAGGGGGCTCCTTATCACCAATGATGGCAATTACAGAGTTTGCAAAGGAATTAACATCTCTACCAATTTATGTAGAACAAGCCGCAGAGTTATTAACATGTGGTAATCAACGTTTAAATAAAAATTCTGTAGTTATTACATTATCAAAATCAGGTGATACAAAAGAAAGCGTAGCGATTGCTAATTATTGTAAAGAACAGGGAATTCGCGTTATTTGCTGTACTGGAAATGAAAATTCACCATTGGCAAAGGCTAGTACTTATCAAGTTCCAATGAAACATAAAAATGGAGTAGAATATGAATATATGCTGCTGTATTGGTTATTCTTTAGAATTTTACATAATAAAGGAGAATTTGAAAATTATGAGGCTTTTGCTGATGGATTAAGTAAATTACCAGAGAATCTGATGAAAGTCAAAGAACAGTTTGATCCTAAGGCAGAAAAAATAGCAAAAGAACACTTTGATGCACCAATTCAATATTGGATTGCTGGAAATGAAATGTGGGGAGAAGCATATTTATTCTCAATGTGTATCTTAGAAGAAATGCAATGGATTAAAACAAAATCAGTTACAAGTGCTGAATTCTTCCATGGTACACTAGAATTAATCGAACCAGGTATCAGTGTATTTATGATTAAAGGAGAAGGAAAAGGCCGTGTATTAGATGAACGCGCACAAAAATTCTTAGAAGCACATACAGATAAACTAGTAGTGATTGATACTGCAGAATATGCTTTAGATGATATGTCAAAAGAATTCCGTTGGATTGTTGCACCACTTGTTTGTTCAACATGTTTAGTTGACAGATTAGCTGCACATTTGGAATCTTATACAGGTCATAATTTAGACTATCGTAGATATTACCGCCAGTTTGAATATTAA